The window ACTAGTAAGTCAACGGCGTTCCTTCTGTGCTTTAAAACTGAATCATTGAGGATCACATGTTTCCGTTACATTTTTTATACCATCATTCCGTCGTTATATCAAGACTGAAAGTGTCGTATCCCCGGGCCGTTGACATTGACGTCCGAGGATAGTGCATATGAGCTCATCAACGTTTCATCATTTAAAGTGGCTGTATAAAACTTGTGATCTCTGATATATGCAAGAGTATCGTTAGAACTAGctaaaatattcacaagaatCAACGTAACGTACATCATCTATAGAGAATTCAATAACAATAGTAGACATTGGTTGAAACTTCTGCAAGCTTAAAATCTTCGTACACGTAAAGATGCAAGGAAAGGCAAGAGGGAGGGCCCAGTTGGAAAAGTCACACAAAATAGTGACAGTAATTGTGTGACGGCATCGTGCAGGCTTCGTTTTTTTCCCATCTCAATAACATTGAGAACATCGAAGAGAATTCTTTGTCACGTGTGAGGTGAGTGAAACATTATGTTGGATGAACCAGCCTAGGCCTGCTAGTCGGATACAAGTGGTAAATTTGATTTGTTCaagttgtcaaaacaaagtCGATTGGCCAAAAGTCCTTCCactatttttggaaatttttaaCGTGATGTACTTCTGCAGTTTTTGGATTGGCCGTTACATGTTTGACCGGCTCGTTACCATATGGAGCTTGagttagaaaaaaatattattaatgCTAAATATATATAACATGGCATGATGGAACTATACGCTATTTATTGCTTGATCACGTGACTCAAGTGACTACAGGCAGCAACGAGTTAGTCCGTTTCTAGCTTCATGAAGACAGTAAGATGTCACCGTTGTTAGTGAATATTCATGTGAGCCGCGACAGGGTAGAGTGAATAATATTCAGATAAAAGTagggaaaatgtcaaatatgataattcaccGTCACTATCCGGTTAGACATCGCGGTGATATATTGTTTACATCACTTCGCAGCCTACTGGTAGAGAACCCATTTTGTAGATGCACTGTACATGTGCCCATTAGTGCGATAATTGATGGATTACACAGTTATTCTTTCTGTCGCACATCAAGCAACACGCTAGTTTGGAACGGTGTCAAAACGGGAATTTGCAACTTACTGAGTACTGACGTCATACTAAAGTAAGCGTCTCCGGCATAGTCTCCGACAGTAACTTACGAGATCCACAACATTTTGCATATTCTCCGCAGAATTCACGGAGAATCGATCAGGTTTTGCCTCGCTTCTACAACACCATGCCTGGCAGAACCTGCTCTGTCGTAACGCCATTCTCACAGTCTCAGTGCATGTGTCTCTTCCCTTGATCTCAGAGTTTGCAGCGCTTATCAATGACCAAGATCGACCTAGAAGAATTCAAGATCTACTTGGATCAAGTGGCCGAACACGAACGTGAACGCTCTGGTTCTGGAGGACCAACCAACTTCGCTGTGGAGGTTGAGGGACTAGTCTCCCAGGTGCAAACCATACAGAACTACGTCGAACTTTTGGTGAGTCGAAGAGGAGGCAATGATCCCCGCCTGCCTATTTAAGCAAATCGGTCCAAACAAGCCCTTCCAGGCCCTAGGGTGTTTGGTCACTTTAGCTGAGCTATGGTTTTTTACACTCCTTGTCTGTGCTTTTTGTATTGTGAATTGTGACGTGCCTTGAATGAGAAATGAAAGGATGAAAAAGGTGGTTCGTCTGGGTTTCCGAATGACCTAAACCTTTGCGGTCCACATCTGATCAATTCTTGAACCGCTTGTTTACGCCCGGTTATCTAGGCCAAACGAAATTATGAAGTCTTGCATCAGTCGTCTACCTGTAATCGGCCCCAAGTCAAGTACGGCTCGAAGGCCCCATATCTCTTACAGCACACAACAAGAAGTTGAATTTGGCAACGTCTACAGACACAAGAGGATATATACGGTAACAATAATCACAGCTGCGGCGttgatacattttatttttttttattttcatattacagAGTGAGCGGATGGAATATGAACTGCCCGAAAATATGGCGGGGCGTCAGCTTGCACTTGAAGCCATTTTTAGAAGGAATACCGACTCGACAACGTGGGATCTCGCGGTACTTCGGGCGCTCAACCGATATCTGCACCTACCCCAGCGACACTTCCAATATATGATGATTGCTTTTTCCACACAAGACTAAGCTGTCTGTTTATGCCCACATACATTATCCAGCTGAAAACAACAGAAGCAGGTTCTATATATCTTAGCAAAACATGAGTCAACGCTCTATGTACACATATAGTACATTGAAGACGGCTAATTATTTGGACAAAGTCACTGTTTTTAGGTGGCACTTCAGCATGATGAGAGACCTCAAAATTGActgaaaaatcaaatgatgtTTACAAAAGCATGGAAGTAGAAGATATCTCCATGATTAAAATCTAAAGAGTGTCTTCGACTGGCAGTCCGTTGAATCGGATGTAAgctcttgaatttcaaattagaTACCAgcgattttttcaccatttccctttctgcctttcTGTTTCTGTCAGTAGGTGGGAATCGAAATTGCATTCTGTAAATCACTCTTTCGGCATGTTACGATACTATGACTGATACAAGTGACTCTCAAATAACAAAagaactaaaaaaaatcaaaagtactATCGAAAGACAGTCACTGTGGCTGTGTCTATCACATAACGAATTATCCTGAAATACAAGAGATCAATAGTTTAGAGCTAACATTTTTACTTTACACATGAGTTGTCTTGTTATTTAAAAACCATTACAGTATACTTTACATTATTTATTACACAAGGGTATATCCTAGAGACGAGTAGCATATTCTTTTGAAGGAGCcgtataatttatattttataagctatatttttttatgaaagcGTAATTTAATTGTCGCTAATATTAGGCGAGGGACTATTTCCTCACTTTGAAGCACTGTTTGTGCCGTTAATcccccaaaataatttaatatgtATGTCATATTGACAACTGCGTACATTCATTGCACCATTTTAAGTCAATTCCCCTGTAGACATTTAACAACTTTCATTAATGTGTTAAGATTTGTCTCGGTTGAGAAATCCTCGCTATACAATCGAGAAATCTTATGAAACCAAGCGATACACTGAATATAAGATATGGAGCAATTgatgaatataaatattttaaataatgaATTATAGTTTTCTTCTGTGAAGAATCAGGAAAAATtggtatttgaatttttttaagttttaatggtaaaatgcttgaaacaatattgcaatattttctagatataaataattttataatcATATATCACCTATAATATTATGACTGATTCATTGTTTAATCTTCAAATTGCACGATTAGTTTGCCtttcttcaaatatttatatGTCAGGCTGTAATAACGTTTTCCttttgtttttaacaaaaaagtGAGATTGCTGACAGTTCAGTATAGTTTCTGTTCGTTTTCTCCAAATTCCCCACCCGATGAGTCAGATCGGCGAATCTTCTGGTTATGACTCAGGACCCTAAATCTCGCTGGAAACAGAGAGCGTTTATGTGGGCCGATTCTGCGTCAGATTCTAAACATAGTGAAGGTGTATCTGAGAGCCTACCTGTCGCTTCTTTGTCATCCCGAGACTTATTCCATGAACACAGGAAGTCAATTTCCGAgtcaatgttatatttttagTCGACCAGTTTTAAACTCTATAGTTAATTATATGCCATGGTAGGACATACTACTCAACAGTATAGTTTGTAGGATTTAAATGCGGATGACTTAAAGGTTTTTTTAAAGACTTGAGAATAATAGACCAATTTTAAGTTGTACTACAAATCAATATTATCTTGGgcgtatgtttgtatttattaaaCATTAAAGACATCCTTAGACAAgcactgttttttttccatatgGAGGATATGGCCGGGTGTATTTCAGGCGTGCCGTTGTTACCAGAGTAACCAAGTTAAAAGTATAACCTTTTTAAGAGggtcaacatttgatgaatGTGCAACAATAAATCCTACTCGAAACCAATAATGTAGAAGTGCGGTTCTCGTGTTGTTCTCGCCCCCACGATGACCAATCACCAGGGTGATTGATAGCCTAGGAACACGAATGCCAATGGCATCAGGCTGGGGAGAGAAACTATTTGATATTCAAGCCCACACCGAACAAGGAAACGTGTCCGTGTCTAATCCACCTTGAATTAAAAGTTAGCACTGAAAGCGGACATATTCCTATACCATTATTACCAGCCGCCTATAATTACTGCCCTCGAACGCACAGATTAACATTTCTATTATTCTCACTTCCATTAACTCGAATGCACCTTCTTCTTGTGAATATAGTAAATTTGATGTTTCCTCATAGAACGAACACAGTGAGGGATAGCGTTTTTCAGTTCGGAAAATTTTAGGTAATCTGTTCCTCTATTATCATGGCATTTACAGAGCGTTCAATCTAACTTGTGGGTTCATACAATCAGAAATATAAGGATTTTAAGGTCATACAGGGGTcatgaaaatagaaaacagaATTAGAAACACACTTCTTGTTACGAAATGTATCAAACTAACATAAACAAACTGAAAGCTGAGTATCAAACGCAAGGTATTATGATACAGTCACCTTTGTCGGTTGAAATGGTTTACTCAAGTACATGCGATACTTGTAGTATACGTATTCACGTTTGAATTCACTCCCTTTTCTTCGTTAGATTCCAAGAAAAATCTCTGACGCAACTCCTTGGAAGAACGAGGACTTTCAAATAGGTTAACCGTTTCTTGTACCATAGCGCCCTCTACGATGGGATATGCAAGACACAAAACGTTCAGATTTTGTTTTCGATGAAAAGTGAGAAAAATGCGCGTACAGCTTTGCTacgtgtctctctctctctctctctctctctctctctctctctctctctctctctctctctctctctctctctctatatatatatatatatatataagaatgaTAGACTGGAAGTTTGCCATCAACATGAAGAGCCACAATTAATAGTTACTTGAagtatatcttattaacatatataactgatgagaaatttgaattAGTTGTAACAAAAATGTCTCGATCTCAATATTAGGTTCTAATGTTCCCATAACAAAACTAGATGTTAAACGTTTTACTGTAATCCTGCTGAAACGAGAGGGACTCAGGTTTAATCCTCACGTGGCTTTTGGAAATAA of the Ptychodera flava strain L36383 chromosome 20, AS_Pfla_20210202, whole genome shotgun sequence genome contains:
- the LOC139120394 gene encoding uncharacterized protein, with the protein product MLNFPSPHMQARTWRTMSSLQRLSMTKIDLEEFKIYLDQVAEHERERSGSGGPTNFAVEVEGLVSQVQTIQNYVELLSERMEYELPENMAGRQLALEAIFRRNTDSTTWDLAVLRALNRYLHLPQRHFQYMMIAFSTQD